The sequence below is a genomic window from Mesotoga sp. BH458_6_3_2_1.
CTGTAAACCGAAGTGGTGTGTCTTCCATCCAGGAATGTCAGTATGTGTTCCTTCCTCTTTCCAGGATAGATGAACAAGACGGGATTGACGAGTTTGCCCGTCACTTCCTCTATTAACGGATTAAGGCCGAAGAGGCCGTTGAGTATGCCCAGCCTGTGTATAACCGTTAGAGGGTTGTCCTTTGAGGATTTCACTATGCTCTCTGTCATTTTTGAATGCAAGAGATGGGCGAAGTCTTTTATGCAGGACTTGCCCAGAAAGGAGAAGTCATCTGCCAAATTGTCCATTCCATAACTGGTGGCCGTCTCTGAAATTATGCTCCCCAGATTCAACAGCTTACTCCTACCTTCAAAGCGTATCTTAAGTTCTCGGATGGCTGTCGTCTCTTCCTTGGGAGAGACTATGAGTACAACCGCCTTCGAGCCTTCGGTCTCACTGGTCAATGAATCTACCCTCTCCAGCTTTTCAGAGAGTATGTTTAGCTTCTCTGAAAGTGAAAGGTTATTCTTCAAGTGCATTTGGCAGCACCTCGAAATCTATTTTTGGTTCCAGCCTAACTATGTTTCCGGCCATCGCAAACTCGATTATTCCCGAAGCGTTCATTTCTACCAGGTAAGAAACAAGATCCCTCTCGTCTAGGAGAAGGTACTTGAAATCATCCGAGTGCAGGATTTTCGATGGGGAGAGACCTGAATTGAAAAGGAAGTAAAGGATAGCCATAACGCTATTCTTATTTGGGCGGAAGTAATTCAAGTCTATGTTTCTTCCATTCGCATTCGCCATTCCTAGTTTAGAGGTTATGGCGAGGTAATTGGTTACCCTCTTATCCGACATATATGCGGTAAAGCCTTTCTCCTTGACGATGCAATCAATAACGTCTTCACGAAGCAAAAAGGCGGCTCCTTTATGGTATGCAGGGAATATCTGCTCGAGTGTAATGGCCCTGACCAATTCGTCTCTCTCACAGTTCTTCCAGAAGAGAATCTCTCGTTTAGTCTGAGTCTCTATGGTTTCAGAAGTCATTATGCGCGCGAAGACCCTCAGAGCTTCAGGTGAGAAACCCTTCACGTAGTCTCCTATGAGCCAACTTGCCAGTCTTCTTCTGTATTCGCCAGAACTGACTCGAAACGGATCGTCTAAAACGAGATGACGTTTTATTTCCTCTGCGCTCCTTCCCTTCATAACTTCGGCCATTATGTAAATGACATTCTCTAGATGATCAAATGCTCTGTTGAGGTGTGTTTTTGAGTTTGACGGCATATAGGAGACCCTCCACATTAGGTAAATAGATTATAACAACGTGATTGTCATTTCACCAAGTGCAAAGTCTGGCGCTTATTTGTCACGTCATCTGGTCACAAGTCGAGAAGCCCTCTGAGGTTTGTCTTACGAAGTAGATTTGCGGCATACTGCTTCAGTGATTAAAGCTGAATTTTGTGTGTATTTACAAGAAATGTTGACATTAGTCTCGTCGGAAGTGGATCGAAAACAACTCGCTCATGAAAAAACGGTCGAGAGCATCCTTCTTCGCGTGAACCACAATTTCTCAAAGAGATAATTAGTTTCCTAGTTTGATTATGAGGCTTTCGAATCTCAGCAAAATGTCGTAGCCAATTGCCTACTATTACTATTGGGTTTCATTCATATGAAAATAGGTGATTTTCACCTGAGCTTGGTCTTGGGGATTCTACATCTATAAAATAGTGACTGATAAACGAAGACCGGTCTTCGGATTATCAAGAAGAGTCTCTTCGATTTTCTGAACTCTCAAAAGGAGTGGCAAGAGAATTCGACTCAGCGGATTCTATCTTTTTCATGGGAATTTAGGTAATAAGTTCTGCTTCTAAAAAGCAGCTCCGCTTGTTGGATGATAGATATTCTCAAAACGGATTCAGGTTTTGCTTAAGGAGGTGATCTTGAATGCAGCTCTGCGTAGAAAACAACTGATCACTATACAGATAGGGAGGGAGAAGATACGAAATTCAACTGCGTTATTCTTTTCGAGCACTCGAAAGGCTTATGAAGCGAACAGTCTTAACAAAACTTAAAGAATAGTTAAGTGCTTGGAATCAGGGTTTCTTTGCGATTATGATTTGCCCAGTCGGTGTTTCCTGTTCCGATTCCGTATGAAAAATCTCAAACCGAAAGAAGGTGGGCAAGTTGGTAAGAAGAAAAAAAGGATCTCCTGCAAGAGATCCTAAAAGGTACAAAGGATATTTTTCCCGAAGAAATTCTAGCACAGGAAGATTCGTTAGTTCCTATCGTGATCGTTTCCGCAACATTTCCTCGGAGGAAAGAGCTCACAGGGAGTACCACAGGATTATGAACGAGATCTACGACAGGAATCGCGATTCCTATCCGAATGTAGTTGAAGAGAGGAGAGAGTTAATTGAGAGTCTCAAGATCTAATACCACATCTATTTTCAGAGTAAAGAAGCAAAGAAATTTCGTAGCGATCGACAAAAACTTTCTGAGCGATCCTTCTCTTTCATGCAAGGCGAAAGGGCTTCTCGCCTTCTTTCTTTCCAAACCAGATGACTGGGAGTTTCGGCTCTCCGAAATCAGGAGGAATTTCAAGGATGGAAAGGAGAGTATTAGAAGGGGAATTGAAGAACTCCAGAAGGCCGGTTACGTGAAGAAGGTGAAGTTGCGAGGAACGAAGGGCAAGTTCGACGGGGTGAGGTACCTGATTTACGAAACTCCTTATTTGAGCGAGGTTCACCCGCAAACCGATTTCCCGGCTTCGGCAAAACCGAAAGCGGATAATCCGGCGGCGGAAAACCCGTTACTACTAAATAATGATATTACTAAGGATACTTCGTATCGTGCAGGCACGAGCGAAGATATATCTAAGTGGGGAAAGAATGACTTCATAAAAAGAACTGCAAGTCTGATAAAAGAGAGGCTGGAAATCGAAGACAATTACAAACTTGCAGCTGCGCTAATAGGAGATTCAGATCGACAGATCGACTGGTATTTCCCCATGTGGCTTGTCGAACATTTCACCGACGCAATAAACAGAGCAGATGATAAGAAGAAGTACCTATTCTCGCTCCTAAAGAAACCAGAGTTATGGAAGCTCTTCATGAGTTTTCTCGAGAGCGAGTCGTTCAATGGAAGGGGGTTATGAGAGATGATGATTCTCGATGTCAGGTCCGAAAGGCAAGTGCTGAAGGCTTTAATACACTACATAAATCTTAGGTGCAGGATTGACGATATAGATAGGAGGTTTCTTTCCCAGGAATCGCAGATTATCTACGACATAATTGCAAGCAAAAGAGACAAAGATCCAACTTTGATCCTGATGGAAATGTACAACAGGGTGGAACGCTTTGATGTCGATGATGTTGATCTGGTAAGCGAAAACGCAGCCAACAATCTGATCGACGACTTCAATGAAACTTTAAGGAACAAGAAATTCAGGTTTCTGCTAAACCAAATCTCTCGTGATATGGGACAAGGCAGCATGGGAGTTGAGGCTGCAACCGAAAGAATCATGTCCTTCCTTCATGAGAGCTCGTCTGGATTCAAGTACGTGGACATGAAGCAGGCAAATATGCTTCTAAAGCAGTTTCACACGGATGTCTGGGCGAACAAGAGCAAGAAGCTTCATTGGCCGTTCAGATATTTCAACACGGTTTTGAACCCTCTTAGGGGTAAGGAACTTGTGGTCATAGCGGGAGAGACAGCAACGGGAAAGACTTCCTTTATGCTGAATACTGCGGATCGCTGGGCTGCCGAGGGAAAGACTATAGGATATATCTCTCTGGAAATCGATGTAGTTGACCTTAAGAACAGAATGCACCAGAAGGATTTCGATATAAACCTCAGTGCAGAGTCGGACAAGCTGAGCGAAGAAGGACGGTTGCTACTGAACGATGCGATCGACAGGACGATGGATCAGAAAATGTATTTCTGTGACAGCGGGGTGAGATCTGTTCACGAGATCATAGCAGGCATTAAGCTGATGAATATGCTTCATCAATTCGATGTTGTCTTCATAGATTATCTCCAGCTCATGAGCTGCCCGGGAAAGCAATCGAAGGATGCAGAGATCGGCGAGATAATGGGGTCGCTGAAGGCTCTTGCCATGGATATAAAAGTCCCTATCATAGTCGCCTCGCAACTGAACAGGGAAGTCGGCAAAAACGACAAGGGGATTCCAAAGCTCTCAAATCTT
It includes:
- a CDS encoding DnaB-like helicase C-terminal domain-containing protein; protein product: MMILDVRSERQVLKALIHYINLRCRIDDIDRRFLSQESQIIYDIIASKRDKDPTLILMEMYNRVERFDVDDVDLVSENAANNLIDDFNETLRNKKFRFLLNQISRDMGQGSMGVEAATERIMSFLHESSSGFKYVDMKQANMLLKQFHTDVWANKSKKLHWPFRYFNTVLNPLRGKELVVIAGETATGKTSFMLNTADRWAAEGKTIGYISLEIDVVDLKNRMHQKDFDINLSAESDKLSEEGRLLLNDAIDRTMDQKMYFCDSGVRSVHEIIAGIKLMNMLHQFDVVFIDYLQLMSCPGKQSKDAEIGEIMGSLKALAMDIKVPIIVASQLNREVGKNDKGIPKLSNLRESGTIEHSADVVILIYRPILYNKSESLNEYHAIVGKQRNGKTGTIYMDFNMTRQFIEGTGTSVKCEEECSPSLV